In Papaver somniferum cultivar HN1 chromosome 9, ASM357369v1, whole genome shotgun sequence, the genomic stretch GATTGTGTCTGTGACTTGAACCCCTCTTTCGATGGATATATGTTTGAGTTCTCCGTCTTCTTGTTCTTTTCGAAATTCATCTGTGAATCTTCCTGGTCCTAGAACTAAATCTTATTATCATACGAAACTTCCTTCTAAACCCATTGAAAATCATAATCAGTCTTTGTTAAATAGCTCCAAGAATTATTCGTCAACCTTTGGATTATCTGAGTGTAGAAGCTGCAGCAGCTGGGGTGTTTCGCATAGACATTCAAGGCGTTTTTCAATCTGGGTATGTTTGTTATCTTCCAAATTTTCTGTTGGTTTTGCTTTCTTTGCACTGTGTTTCATTTTACATAACCGTTAAGTATGAATTGGCATATGAATTTGGTGTTGACAAATAAGTTTAAGTTTTGAGGTGGATGTATCCGAGTTGCCTCCTAATTAGCTAATATACGGATTATTAAGAGTTGATTTGGGTTCATCTGGAACTCGATGCTGGGCAGGGCTGCAGTGGAGTTGAAGCTTCTGGATCCGATCCTGGTGCATTGCATAAGGTTTCAGAGTTTAAGGATGCAATCTGGAGATTTTTGAGGCCTCATACGATTCGTGGGACTGCGCTAGGGTCTTTGTAAGTAATTACCTTTGGCAATTTATTGATCTATTTAGCCTTTTCTTTAAATGCTGACCaagtttatgttttgttttgcttACAGTGCATTGGTATCAAAAGCCCTGATTGAAAATCCAAATCTAATAAAGTGGTCGTTGGTGACGAAAGCACTATGTGGTCTTTTTGCTCTTATATGTGGGAACGGTTATATAGTGGGCATTAACCAAATTTATGATATTGGAATTGATAAGTAAGTCCAAATACTGAATCATGCGCGTTGCGTTTTGTTGTTGTGATGGTTTATACTTCTTAGTTTTGCCATTTGTATCTTGTTCACAGGGTAAACAAGCCTTATTTACCAATAGCTGCAGGGGACCTATCAGTTCAATCCGCATGGTTTTTGGTGCTATTTTTTGCAGTTGCTGGCCTTTCAATTGTTCTGTTAAATTTTGGTCCATTTATCAGTTCTCTTTACGCTCTCGGTCTTTTTCTTGGCACCATATATTCCGTTCCTCCATTGAGGTTGAAGAGATTTCCTGTTGCAGCATTTCTCATCATTGCTACAGTAAGTTCATTTTTGTCAAAACCTTGTACgattttcttttctcttactagaaaacaaaaaaataactaTTTCTTAATCTTGTCTACAGGGACACTTCTCATTGATAACTTAAATGCCTCAAATGTTGTAGTTATCACAAAAGTGTGGTTTTTGTTTTGCTATTATTGTTTTCATTTGTTTCAGGCTTCAGCTCATATTTTTTATGGTTTTAACTGCTTCAAAAATCATTTTCTATTTCGTGCAAATAAAACACAGAAGAGGAAAGTTCTCATTGTGCATAGACTCTACATGCTACTGAGGGTATTTAGGGAGAGCAATTTCTGTATGCTGGTTTACATAgtccaaacaaaatattttcattatATACTTTTTTGCCTTTGCATAAACTTTATTGGCTGTGCCATTTCCTTAGCAAACTTGCTCTAATGGTCTTAGTTGTCGTTAGATGTAAGCTTGTCAACTGGCAAAGGCAATAAGCACATTGGACCTTGCTTGTATAATATTGCCCAAATTTTAGCTTCAAACTGAGTAGAAAGGGTTGATTTGGCAGGTACGTGGTTTTCTTCTGAATTTTGGTGTTTATTATGCCACGAGAGCTGCATTGGGGCTTGCATTTGAGTGGAGGTGATAAATGATTTCCATCGATTATCTTAGTATTTTATATTCTGATTCAGTTAAATGACTGTCAGGAAAAAAGTATATTCAAGCATGTTCGTTCAAGTCA encodes the following:
- the LOC113309639 gene encoding homogentisate solanesyltransferase, chloroplastic-like, which translates into the protein MDICLSSPSSCSFRNSSVNLPGPRTKSYYHTKLPSKPIENHNQSLLNSSKNYSSTFGLSECRSCSSWGVSHRHSRRFSIWGCSGVEASGSDPGALHKVSEFKDAIWRFLRPHTIRGTALGSFALVSKALIENPNLIKWSLVTKALCGLFALICGNGYIVGINQIYDIGIDKVNKPYLPIAAGDLSVQSAWFLVLFFAVAGLSIVLLNFGPFISSLYALGLFLGTIYSVPPLRLKRFPVAAFLIIATVRGFLLNFGVYYATRAALGLAFEWSSPVAFITTFVTVFALVIAITKDLPDVEGDRKFQISTFATKLGVRNIALLGSGLLLVNYIGAIFAAIYFPQAFRSRLMIPLHAVLAMGLIFQTWMLEQANYTKDAISGYYRFVWNLFYSEYIIFPFI